GCAAAGACTATATTAAACTCATCTCATTGTGGCTTTAGTAAGACAACAGTACGCAGTGTTCTGTAATGTTACTCTACACTGAAGCTCTGCATTTGATTCAGAACATAAAGCTCAATTTAAATCCTCTTTGAGGAACACAACAAAGCAGAAATAATGAACTTTCCAGTGACTGTTTTGTGTTAATTACTAATTAAGCCAATTAGTCGCAGTAGGTGTAAAAACAATCTCTTGGTCTGCTGGTTTGAGACTTGCAAGGCGTTTTGTGAATGTGCAGTCTTGGTAACTGACCTGATCTCAAAGTCCCCAAAGCTGTTAGAGAGAGGCGGCGCAGCTTGTGCCTGCCAAATGAAACCAGCTCTTTCGACTGAGCTCGCCTGGCACTGGTTGGACTCTTCACCTGACTGTGTGACCGCCTCCGCAGTGAATATCGGCTCCTTGATGTCAGCACATTGGGGCTGTATCTCCTCTCTAAGGAAGGGGTACTGAGGACAGAGAAGcatgaatgacagaatttttaattgtttgtattatcattattatcatcCTCCTCATAATATGACATCATTTACAAAAACTGAAAGGTTGTGCTGTATCTAATAATAAGACAATATTCTTTGATAGAGTATTTCATACTTTTTGTCAAAAACAATCACACTTACGTGCTAGTGAACCTTCTGATGATTTTGGTTCTGCTCCTAAGCTTGAATGCACCCAATGACTTGGGAGTGGTGGGAGTATTTGAGTGGGCTGGGCTTGAGGACAAGGCAGGCCTCTTTTCCCCCTTTTGACCATTCTTATTAGCAACCCACTGATACACTGTGGTTTTATGGGCAGACCTTGGAACTGAGCTGGTTGTATTTGATGTAGCACCTTGTCCAGCTGCCTTCCAGGAATAGCGGCTGGAGTGACCGACATGAGATGTGGAGGCTCCCCCAGTTCTTGATTTCTTTGATACAACCGATAATGTTGTGGCATTTCTTAGTTTCTTGGTTCCCTCAAACCCAAACTGAGCTATTTTTACAGGCACCTTATAAGATTTGGGTGAAAGTGGCTTGCGTAGCTGTttggttgtgtttgtttttccagCTGTTGATGAGGAACAAGATGAAGAGACCCAGGTGTACTTTGAGGTCTTGGTAGATCCAAGGGATAGATTGGGCTTGCGAGATATCCTTTTGTTTGAGCCAGAGAGTCGTCTGACATTGACAGTCCCAGGAGAGGATCCAGGGGCAGGGGAGACAGAGGTCTCTAAGGGGCGAGCTTCTGTCTTgggtatattttttatgtttacaaCTTCTTGTTTTTTAACCCAGGTAAACTGGGATCTCTTATGGCATGAGGcgacatgtgtttgtgttgagtcTGGTTTTTGCACGAGCTTTGTCGGGCTTGAAGAAGCATGAGATTGAAAGCTAGAGTCAAAAGTAGCCAAAGAAGAATCATTCTGGGCTTCTGGCATTAGGACAGTCCTACTGGATAAGGCATCCGTGGGGGGGTCTGGTTTGACTTGTAGTTGAGTTTCAGGCTTTTGTTTGATAGGTGAAAGGACAGTGGGGTTAGTCACAGATGAAGGCAGTTTTAAAGTGGGTTTTATCTTCCTTTCAGGTTGACTCTTTTTTTCTAATGATGATAAAGTAGAATCCACTGGATTACTGGTAGATGAATGGCCGGGAAAAATCTGTCGACCTGAACATATAATCACAGTCCTTTGCTCACTGGCAGTGCTCCTCTTCTGTGAAGTTTCACTTTGGAGTAAGCCTGCTGCATATttactcttgtttttctcttctgGAACATTTTCATTGCTCCTGTTAAGTCCAGTATTATTCTGTGTAGCAGTAGCTGTAGAAGATGTCTTGTTGATGGGATGGGAAGGCTGGTTCAGCGTAGACACATGATGGTAAGGGTGAGACACATGCCTCCCAGTAGCTCTGGTGGTCTTGTTGTTAAGGGAGTATGTTTTCCTCCAGCTGCCAGCAGAATGAGGCACATAAGGCTGTGGTAGTGCTGAATATGACTGTGTGAAGTGTGATCCGTGACCCCGACCCCCCCGTGAATGATCCCACTGGGAAGAGCTTGAGGAAACGTCACCATGAGTATTTTTATAATCATTAATGAGATCTGCAATATCAACAAGTATGATGTAAGCTCAGATGGCATTCAATAGGGTGAGAGAAAAAACAGTGATACTTAACTAAATTAGATATTACATTAAAACGCTGTTTGATAATATTCTActcttttaagaaaaaaaagaatctaGCAGAATTTAAAAGTATGTAAAGTCATAAATAACCAAATTTAGTTCTACCTTAAAATGcctattgtttaaatgttatacAAGTGACTTTAAAATGTTAGCCTGTCTTATGTCTGTCAATTTCAAAATGGCCA
The Triplophysa rosa linkage group LG7, Trosa_1v2, whole genome shotgun sequence genome window above contains:
- the zc3h3 gene encoding zinc finger CCCH domain-containing protein 3, with the translated sequence MAEREALKREIEELQNLINDYKNTHGDVSSSSSQWDHSRGGRGHGSHFTQSYSALPQPYVPHSAGSWRKTYSLNNKTTRATGRHVSHPYHHVSTLNQPSHPINKTSSTATATQNNTGLNRSNENVPEEKNKSKYAAGLLQSETSQKRSTASEQRTVIICSGRQIFPGHSSTSNPVDSTLSSLEKKSQPERKIKPTLKLPSSVTNPTVLSPIKQKPETQLQVKPDPPTDALSSRTVLMPEAQNDSSLATFDSSFQSHASSSPTKLVQKPDSTQTHVASCHKRSQFTWVKKQEVVNIKNIPKTEARPLETSVSPAPGSSPGTVNVRRLSGSNKRISRKPNLSLGSTKTSKYTWVSSSCSSSTAGKTNTTKQLRKPLSPKSYKVPVKIAQFGFEGTKKLRNATTLSVVSKKSRTGGASTSHVGHSSRYSWKAAGQGATSNTTSSVPRSAHKTTVYQWVANKNGQKGEKRPALSSSPAHSNTPTTPKSLGAFKLRSRTKIIRRFTSTTPSLERRYSPNVLTSRSRYSLRRRSHSQVKSPTSARRAQSKELVSFGRHKLRRLSLTALGTLRSGPPFPSVRSPPSHRVIKTRYKIDTRRAHAVHHSPALSYRVKRVQSARIHLQNRLRMPSDRHWRGRSMRWIGGELYRVSANKLSRTHAICSPNTRPGEWYNPDVYSTNNDAKSSATRYIASRAVQRSLAIIRQACQKKQKAKQYCMYYNRFGKCNHGDACPYIHDADKVAVCTRFLRGTCKQTDGTCPFSHKVAKEKMPVCSYFLKGICNNSSCPYSHVYVSRKADVCKDFVRGYCPQGDKCKKKHTLVCPDFSSKGACPRGSKCKLHHRERVKRTSCNANPGPAKRARNRDVVKRSEEGNRPSAESTEADEGSSSSDPKKLPSFISLSSSPDPPENTDAPEFPPAAGPQAKGKTLHIKPRF